CAGCAAGAGGCCTGGCTGGGGAACATCGGGGCGATCTTCTCCAGCGCCGAGCGCAAGGCCCTGGACAGTGCCGAGATCCTGGCCGGGCATCTGGGCCTGCCGGTGCAGGTGCTGGAGGCCCTGGGCGAGAACGACCGCTCCGCCACTGGCTTCCTGCCGCCGGCGGAGTTTGAGCAGGTGGCCGATGAATTTTTCGCCCGGCCCGAGCAGTCGGTGCGCGGCTGGGAGACCGCAGCGGCAGCCCAGGCCCGCATCGTGGGCGCCGTGCAGCAAGTGGCCCGCAGCCACGCCAGCCAGGGCGGAGAAGGCGATGAAGGGGGCGCCGTCGCCATCCTGTCGCACGGTGCCGTCGGCACTTTGCTCTACTGCCACTTGGCCGGCCTGCCCATCTCGCGCCGCTGGGACCAGCCGGCCAATGGCGGCGGCAATTTCTATCGCTTCGAATTGAACCCGCCGCGTGTGCATGGGACTTGGCAGCCCATCGATGCGGCGCTTTGAGCATGCAGCTGCTTGCCCCTTGCCAGCTTGATGCAGATGGATAGGAGTCGGATACATGGGTGCCAAAACCTGGATGTTGGTTT
This region of Paucibacter aquatile genomic DNA includes:
- a CDS encoding histidine phosphatase family protein: MSEGKNTRYYFISHPNVQISAEVPVPQWPLSELGRRRMHAALKQQEAWLGNIGAIFSSAERKALDSAEILAGHLGLPVQVLEALGENDRSATGFLPPAEFEQVADEFFARPEQSVRGWETAAAAQARIVGAVQQVARSHASQGGEGDEGGAVAILSHGAVGTLLYCHLAGLPISRRWDQPANGGGNFYRFELNPPRVHGTWQPIDAAL